The following are from one region of the Dreissena polymorpha isolate Duluth1 chromosome 2, UMN_Dpol_1.0, whole genome shotgun sequence genome:
- the LOC127867446 gene encoding uncharacterized protein LOC127867446: MQINSGVLSTQRHQGKLSTTSAKMAKLEFLAVLLGLFLSFHEGSAIQCYQCDSQENSDLCPQETPFDTTINAMVDCNSFEANTPGQFCVKIYQESAGYGSWIKITRRCASQTDQGIAWGCRWSWDNVGVFRNTCYCQHDACNSAGSVSLNVMLVALLGSVSIALKKWL, translated from the exons ATGCAAATTAACTCAGGTGTGCTTTCAACGCAGCGCCACCAAGGTAAACTATCAACGACATCCGCCAAAATGGCGAAATTAGAATTCCTGGCAGTTTTGCTAGGATTATTCCTCTCTTTTCATGAAG GTTCAGCCATTCAGTGTTATCAGTGTGATAGCCAAGAGAATTCTGACCTATGCCCACAAGAAACCCCCTTCGACACCACCATCAACGCCATGGTAGATTGTAACAGCTTTGAGGCCAACACACCGGGCCAGTTCTGTGTGAAAATCTACCAAGAAAGCGCCGGCT ATGGTTCGTGGATCAAGATTACCCGTCGCTGTGCCTCGCAGACAGATCAAGGTATTGCCTGGGGTTGCCGGTGGTCCTGGGATAATGTTGGCGTATTCCGAAACACATGCTACTGCCAGCACGACGCATGTAACTCAGCGGGCAGCGTGTCGTTAAATGTGATGCTTGTGGCGCTGCTGGGCAGTGTCAGTATTGCACTGAAGAAATGGTTGTGA
- the LOC127867447 gene encoding uncharacterized protein LOC127867447, producing MKWLIATLVGALAIFLIFDTAASIKCYQCNSYFQKTCADWFDNRTYNLDQCQDGVKMCRKIVQEVYYNDEWNTRYIRQCAPTGEVGADAGRQCQERTGTYKVKMRYCHCDNQDGCNGAGSVNIPIVMMVLPALTAIFKKL from the exons ATGAAGTGGTTAATCGCAACGTTGGTTGGGGCTCTTGCCATTTTTTTGATTTTCGACACAG CTGCCTCAATAAAATGCTACCAGTGCAACTCCTACTTCCAAAAGACATGTGCCGACTGGTTTGACAACAGAACTTACAATCTGGATCAGTGTCAGGATGGAGTGAAAATGTGCAGGAAAATTGTACAAGAAG TATACTACAATGATGAATGGAACACCCGGTACATCCGACAGTGCGCCCCGACCGGAGAGGTAGGGGCCGACGCAGGTCGCCAATGCCAGGAAAGGACAGGCACTTACAAGGTCAAGATGCGTTATTGCCACTGCGACAACCAGGATGGCTGCAACGGAGCCGGGTCCGTCAACATTCCCATTGTCATGATGGTCCTGCCAGCGCTTACAGCAATTTTTAAGAAATTGTAA